In Pseudoliparis swirei isolate HS2019 ecotype Mariana Trench chromosome 2, NWPU_hadal_v1, whole genome shotgun sequence, the following are encoded in one genomic region:
- the LOC130201273 gene encoding TSC22 domain family protein 3-like isoform X3: protein MILLTDGSMRVQGARAQGHDEMAMKPLFWELEQHLKSSSGASFVAIDNKIEQAMDLVKSHLMYAVREEVEVLKEQIKELIDRNSQLEQENTLLKTLASPEQMAQFQAQVQTGSPPAPQTAATPGPPSSSVLAQPISHSSVPSM, encoded by the exons ATGATCCTGCTGACGGACGGCTCCATGAGGGTGCAGGGAGCACGAGCGCAGGGCCACGACGAGATGGCAATGAAGCCTTTGTTCTGGGAGCTGGAGCAGCATCTCAAAAG TTCGTCAGGAGCCAGCTTTGTGGCCATAGACAACAAGATTGAACAAGCAATG GACCTGGTGAAGAGTCACCTGATGTACGCCGTgcgtgaggaggtggaggtcctCAAGGAGCAGATCAAGGAACTGATCGACCGGAACTCTCAGTTGGAGCAGGAGAACACCCTGTTGAAGACCCTGGCCAGCCCAGAGCAGATGGCCCAGTTCCAGGCCCAGGTTCAGACCGGCTCCCCACCTGCCCCTCAAACCGCTGCCACGCCGGGACCCCCAAGCAGCTCCGTCCTCGCCCAGCCCATCTCGCACAGCTCTGTTCCGTCAATGTAG
- the LOC130201273 gene encoding TSC22 domain family protein 1-like isoform X2, which produces MTSMSPPCYTVAVDLGVCHLRNFSISFLSSLLEAESSHVKLDKSSSGASFVAIDNKIEQAMDLVKSHLMYAVREEVEVLKEQIKELIDRNSQLEQENTLLKTLASPEQMAQFQAQVQTGSPPAPQTAATPGPPSSSVLAQPISHSSVPSM; this is translated from the exons atgacgAGCATGAGTCCGCCGTGCTACACGGTGGCGGTGGATCTAGGAGTCTGCCATCTGAGGAATTTCTCCATATCGTTTCTGTCGTCGTTATTGGAGGCGGAGAGCTCGCACGTCAAGCTCGACAAAAG TTCGTCAGGAGCCAGCTTTGTGGCCATAGACAACAAGATTGAACAAGCAATG GACCTGGTGAAGAGTCACCTGATGTACGCCGTgcgtgaggaggtggaggtcctCAAGGAGCAGATCAAGGAACTGATCGACCGGAACTCTCAGTTGGAGCAGGAGAACACCCTGTTGAAGACCCTGGCCAGCCCAGAGCAGATGGCCCAGTTCCAGGCCCAGGTTCAGACCGGCTCCCCACCTGCCCCTCAAACCGCTGCCACGCCGGGACCCCCAAGCAGCTCCGTCCTCGCCCAGCCCATCTCGCACAGCTCTGTTCCGTCAATGTAG